From a single Deltaproteobacteria bacterium genomic region:
- a CDS encoding rhomboid family intramembrane serine protease encodes MNRGQGAQLCTSCRKLVSADEKVCHHCGAVNPTLWGFGRSLRKLFGGEVDISKILIGVCITLYAVTLLFDPVAAFSASGGLMNMGSPDYKGLYLFGMTGSVAWSCGHFWTLLTANFLHGSLLHLLFNVMWMRSLGEMATSLLGPARFFIVFILTGVGGFLTSVIFSPAPTMGASAAIFGLMGVLIGFGRRRGGELGSTLNQQMLMWAGIGLVFGLSVPNVNNYAHVGGFITGLGMAWLLPKREGQTQGRGVMLLAFVLAVLTVASFGLSITNMWSPVFEGGNVCTR; translated from the coding sequence GTGAATCGAGGCCAGGGCGCACAGCTTTGTACCAGTTGCCGTAAGCTTGTTTCGGCGGACGAAAAGGTCTGCCACCACTGCGGTGCCGTGAATCCCACGCTCTGGGGTTTTGGCCGCTCACTGCGCAAACTCTTTGGCGGCGAAGTTGATATCAGCAAAATCCTGATTGGGGTTTGCATTACACTTTACGCCGTGACCCTTTTGTTCGATCCGGTGGCAGCTTTCAGCGCTTCTGGTGGGCTGATGAATATGGGTTCTCCAGATTACAAAGGACTTTACCTTTTCGGGATGACCGGCAGTGTGGCGTGGAGCTGCGGGCATTTCTGGACACTCCTGACCGCGAATTTTCTTCACGGCAGCCTTTTGCACCTCCTATTTAATGTGATGTGGATGCGCAGCTTAGGCGAAATGGCCACCTCTCTCTTAGGGCCCGCTCGATTCTTCATCGTCTTTATCCTTACCGGGGTAGGCGGCTTTCTAACCTCTGTAATCTTCAGCCCTGCACCTACCATGGGCGCAAGTGCCGCCATTTTTGGTCTCATGGGCGTTCTGATTGGTTTCGGGAGACGCCGCGGTGGCGAACTTGGCAGCACGCTCAATCAGCAAATGCTGATGTGGGCCGGAATCGGTTTGGTCTTTGGTTTATCGGTACCAAATGTGAACAACTACGCTCACGTGGGTGGATTTATCACCGGCCTGGGCATGGCCTGGCTTCTGCCGAAGCGCGAAGGCCAAACTCAGGGTCGTGGTGTGATGCTTTTGGCTTTTGTGCTGGCGGTGTTAACCGTCGCAAGCTTCGGTTTATCCATCACCAATATGTGGTCGCCCGTCTTCGAGGGCGGGAATGTGTGTACTCGCTAA
- a CDS encoding SDR family oxidoreductase translates to MSFEADVAIVSGAASGMGGLYARKLLQAGAKVGALDMGEDGLKKLQSEFPDQVLPVVVDISDADAVTQAVAQVREKWGFIDFVVHAAGIMPTAEIISDEPNRMRKIMRVNYEGTLNVVMETVPHMAKENRGTFIGFGSMAGYAPTPHFGAYCASKAAVNSFLEILDKELRHTNVNIHLVCPPMVNTPLVNQAVETSNPKSLQEALDRKMLADPEDIVMSIDKGVHKGVFQIMPGLAKALYFLRRFTPSFLWWLILKSEYGGEA, encoded by the coding sequence ATGTCATTTGAAGCAGATGTAGCGATTGTAAGTGGTGCGGCCAGCGGAATGGGCGGCCTTTATGCGCGTAAGCTCCTCCAGGCCGGTGCCAAAGTAGGCGCCCTGGATATGGGTGAAGACGGCTTAAAGAAGCTTCAAAGTGAGTTTCCTGATCAGGTTTTACCCGTGGTGGTAGATATCAGCGACGCTGATGCTGTGACCCAAGCGGTGGCTCAGGTACGCGAAAAGTGGGGCTTCATCGACTTTGTTGTCCACGCAGCCGGCATTATGCCCACGGCAGAAATTATTTCAGATGAGCCGAACCGCATGCGTAAAATTATGCGAGTGAATTATGAAGGCACGCTCAATGTGGTGATGGAAACGGTGCCGCATATGGCGAAAGAAAATCGCGGTACCTTCATTGGTTTTGGTTCAATGGCTGGGTATGCGCCCACGCCGCACTTTGGTGCTTATTGTGCCAGTAAAGCTGCTGTGAACTCTTTCCTGGAGATTTTGGATAAAGAGCTACGTCACACCAATGTGAATATTCATCTCGTTTGTCCGCCCATGGTCAACACGCCTCTCGTCAATCAAGCAGTGGAAACGTCAAATCCCAAATCGCTACAAGAAGCTCTCGACCGCAAAATGCTAGCGGATCCAGAAGACATCGTTATGTCGATTGATAAGGGTGTTCATAAAGGTGTCTTTCAAATTATGCCTGGCCTTGCCAAAGCGCTTTATTTTTTGCGACGCTTCACACCGTCATTTCTTTGGTGGCTTATCCTCAAATCAGAGTATGGCGGTGAGGCATGA
- a CDS encoding SRPBCC family protein, producing MSTEYKCIPFELDYYESAPQRFVYERTIECSPEELFDIFEDEHSWPVWGTGIAKVDWTSPKPYQVGTTRTVTFQGGGMEVYETFIAWERGQHMAFCFTGTTQEVWTSFGENYVVKDLGDGRCHLTWTVAYTPCSVFKMIHPLVKPVMKFWLGMLANNLGKYVNRKKLS from the coding sequence ATGAGCACTGAATATAAATGCATCCCTTTCGAACTCGATTACTACGAGTCGGCGCCTCAGAGGTTTGTTTATGAGCGAACGATTGAATGTTCTCCTGAGGAACTCTTCGACATATTCGAAGACGAGCATTCTTGGCCGGTGTGGGGCACAGGTATTGCCAAAGTAGATTGGACCAGTCCCAAGCCCTATCAGGTTGGCACCACGCGCACTGTTACCTTCCAGGGCGGCGGTATGGAGGTTTATGAAACCTTCATCGCTTGGGAGCGGGGTCAGCACATGGCTTTTTGCTTTACGGGTACCACGCAAGAGGTCTGGACAAGCTTCGGTGAGAACTATGTTGTGAAGGACTTGGGCGATGGAAGGTGTCATCTAACCTGGACTGTGGCCTACACGCCGTGCTCGGTATTCAAGATGATTCACCCACTGGTGAAGCCTGTGATGAAGTTTTGGTTGGGCATGTTGGCTAATAACCTCGGTAAATACGTCAATCGTAAGAAGCTCTCCTAG